In Colwellia sp. M166, a genomic segment contains:
- a CDS encoding IS110 family transposase, with amino-acid sequence MYRTRVGVDLAKKVIQVCIYRNKKVQSNIEMTPEEFLSWLINNKPVTIIFEACSTSNYWKQKALQAGHDARLISAKLVSVVRQNQKTDKNDALAIVQATFMPDVTFIGGKTVEQQQLQSIKRLRELAVKQRDASQKQIIALLFELNIKISKRRGGIISAIESVLEDATNELSAECRRAIFLAKEHLNGLFKDVKHYDECMEKSVNTHPECKKLLRLEGVGAMNAINLYIALGCTELGCFSKGKDASACIGLTPIQHSSGGFVKLGSIGKFTKNSRLRSQLICGATAAVQHAMKRQAKTKKDAWIQGLVERRGKKCAAVALANKTVRTAFAMLTQGTEYKAELLAA; translated from the coding sequence ATGTATCGTACTAGAGTTGGCGTTGATTTAGCAAAGAAAGTTATTCAAGTTTGTATTTATAGAAACAAAAAAGTGCAATCGAATATCGAAATGACACCGGAAGAATTTCTCTCTTGGCTTATCAACAACAAACCCGTCACGATAATATTTGAAGCCTGTAGCACGTCGAATTATTGGAAACAAAAGGCACTTCAAGCAGGACATGATGCACGCTTAATCTCTGCTAAGTTAGTCTCTGTCGTTAGACAAAATCAAAAAACCGACAAAAATGATGCCCTGGCGATTGTCCAAGCGACCTTTATGCCTGATGTCACTTTTATTGGTGGAAAAACCGTAGAACAGCAACAATTGCAGTCGATTAAACGGCTAAGAGAGTTAGCGGTTAAACAACGTGATGCCTCTCAAAAACAAATCATCGCTTTACTTTTTGAATTGAATATAAAGATATCGAAACGTAGAGGTGGAATAATCTCAGCAATCGAAAGCGTTTTAGAAGATGCAACTAATGAATTATCGGCTGAATGTCGAAGAGCCATTTTCTTAGCTAAAGAGCATTTAAATGGGCTGTTCAAAGATGTTAAGCATTATGATGAGTGTATGGAGAAATCTGTTAATACACATCCAGAGTGCAAGAAGCTATTGAGGTTAGAAGGCGTTGGAGCAATGAATGCAATTAACCTTTACATTGCTCTTGGCTGCACAGAGCTCGGCTGCTTCAGTAAAGGTAAAGATGCATCTGCCTGTATCGGGTTAACACCAATCCAGCATTCATCCGGCGGTTTTGTAAAACTTGGCTCTATAGGTAAATTTACTAAGAATAGTCGCTTAAGAAGTCAATTAATCTGTGGGGCAACCGCAGCAGTTCAACATGCCATGAAACGACAAGCTAAAACAAAAAAAGATGCGTGGATACAGGGCTTAGTTGAGCGCAGAGGTAAAAAGTGTGCGGCAGTCGCACTGGCGAATAAAACCGTTAGAACGGCGTTCGCTATGCTGACACAAGGTACAGAATACAAAGCTGAGTTACTCGCAGCCTAA
- a CDS encoding YdiU family protein, translating into MSDITFTLDNQFTRTFAADEVVSNYPRQVQSAYSFVEPKNTKNPQLVAISKHVVKQIGLTEQQVNSAEFLQLFSGNGLLPDMKPFAMCYGGHQFGHWAGQLGDGRAINLAEVMTENYGHKTLQLKGAGPTPYSRTADGLAVLRSSIREFLCSEAMYHLGVETTRALSLSLTGDSVVRDMFYDGHAKAEPGAVVCRVSSSFIRFGSFQLPASRQNISLLTQLVDYVITRDFPHLGAPSPAVYLAWFNEVCDRTCSLVVDWMRVGFVHGVMNTDNMSIIGETIDYGPYGWIDNFDLNWTPNTTDAQGKRYRFGAQGEMAQWNLFQLANAIFPLINDAEPLQKALNNFAKNYQQQWQFMMAAKLGLELSSEQANEDELKLFIALEDVLMAVETDMTIFYRRLADLPNDRSLWLNHLSACFYNQDEISSAYQASLFR; encoded by the coding sequence TTGTCAGATATTACCTTTACTTTAGATAACCAATTTACTAGAACCTTTGCTGCTGATGAAGTTGTGAGTAATTACCCACGACAAGTACAGTCTGCCTATTCTTTTGTTGAGCCTAAAAACACTAAAAATCCGCAGTTAGTTGCTATCAGTAAACATGTGGTAAAACAAATAGGGCTGACGGAGCAGCAGGTAAATTCTGCTGAATTTTTACAACTTTTTTCTGGTAATGGTTTATTGCCTGATATGAAACCATTTGCCATGTGTTATGGCGGTCATCAATTTGGTCACTGGGCTGGCCAATTGGGTGATGGTAGGGCTATTAATCTTGCTGAAGTGATGACCGAAAACTACGGTCATAAAACTTTACAGCTAAAAGGGGCCGGTCCAACGCCTTATTCACGCACAGCTGACGGCCTAGCGGTATTACGTTCTTCAATACGTGAATTTCTTTGTTCTGAAGCTATGTATCATTTAGGGGTGGAAACAACCCGAGCATTGAGCCTCTCACTTACCGGTGATAGTGTTGTCAGAGATATGTTTTATGACGGTCACGCTAAGGCAGAGCCGGGTGCGGTGGTGTGTCGAGTATCGTCATCTTTTATACGGTTTGGTAGTTTTCAATTACCCGCATCACGACAAAATATCAGCTTGTTAACGCAACTGGTTGATTATGTTATTACACGAGACTTTCCACATTTAGGTGCGCCAAGCCCTGCAGTTTATCTTGCCTGGTTTAATGAAGTGTGTGATAGAACTTGTAGCCTAGTTGTTGACTGGATGCGAGTTGGCTTTGTCCACGGTGTAATGAACACTGATAATATGTCTATTATTGGCGAAACTATTGATTACGGACCTTATGGCTGGATTGATAATTTCGATTTAAATTGGACGCCTAATACCACAGATGCTCAAGGTAAACGTTATCGCTTTGGTGCGCAAGGAGAGATGGCACAATGGAATTTATTCCAGCTTGCGAATGCAATCTTTCCGTTAATTAACGATGCAGAGCCACTACAAAAAGCACTTAATAACTTTGCTAAAAATTATCAACAGCAATGGCAATTTATGATGGCAGCTAAACTTGGTCTCGAATTATCTAGTGAACAGGCTAATGAAGATGAACTCAAGCTATTTATTGCTCTTGAAGACGTATTAATGGCTGTTGAAACGGATATGACGATATTTTATCGACGCTTAGCGGATTTACCTAATGATAGGTCTTTATGGCTTAATCACTTGTCTGCCTGCTTTTATAATCAAGATGAAATTAGCTCAGCTTATCAAGCAAGCTTATTTAGATAA